In Aspergillus flavus chromosome 3, complete sequence, one genomic interval encodes:
- a CDS encoding putative G-patch RNA maturation protein: MSSQGWTPGSFLGARNAAHADMFTAASASHIRVVVKDDTLGLGARSKRDPLDEPTGLDAFKGLLGRLNGKSDADLEAEQKKHEDAKIARYAATKWHTVTFISGGLLAQEKLVSLSAQKESPGAQHGSHQNRGGLDMQKSEEDANTSIKDNTLKALREEQVSSVPIAEDTSRSKSKRHRKDEQGKKDKKERKTKKRKHMDEPSPIDSDIPERAILETDLQATVTDSRDTTPPVAKVLSKERRPMGRHLLRGRHIAQKKKALMDDRSLNEIFMVKS; encoded by the exons CTGATATGTTCACTGCCGCGAGCGCATCTCATATTAGGGTTGTTGTGAAGGATGATACACTTGGCCTTGGGGCACGCTCTAAGCGTGACCCCCTCGATGAACCTACTGGACTTGATGCCTTCAAAGGGTTGCTAGGTCGTCTGAATGGAAAATCCGATGCAGATTTGGAAGCCGAACAAAAAAAGCACGAAGATGCGAAGATAGCACGGTATGCTGCAACAAAATGGCATACAGTTACATTTATCAGCGGCGGTTTGTTGGCGCAAGAAAAGCTTGTTTCCCTCTCCGCTCAGAAGGAAAGTCCGGGAGCTCAGCATGGTTCACACCAAAACCGGGGTGGCCTAGATATGCAAAAGAGCGAGGAAGATGCGAACACTTCCATCAAAGATAATACGCTCAAGGCACTTAGAGAGGAACAAGTTTCATCTGTCCCTATTGCGGAGGACACCTCCAGGTCTAAAAGCAAGCGGCATAGAAAAGACGaacagggaaagaaggataagaaagagaggaagactaagaaaaggaagcacATGGATGAGCCTAGCCCTATAGACTCTGACATTCCGGAAAGGGCAATCTTGGAAACTGATCTGCAAGCTACTGTCACCGATTCCCGAGATACAACACCTCCAGTTGCCAAGGTTTTATCAAAAGAACGCCGTCCAATGGGGAGACACCTTCTCAGAGGTCGACACATTgcgcaaaagaagaaagcccTCATGGATGATAGGTCTCTCAACGAG ATATTCATGGTTAAATCCTGA
- a CDS encoding acyl-CoA diacylglycerol acyltransferase, whose product MTHIQFSSVSLENSNLYNIKTSVAHAIESDMAVTLDITDQPRPTSITLENSGNARHEISNGNCQCQDSNSSSDFRGKIPRASVGDGVHKSQNEPNMTMPSNNQSAVAKSSNSNTSGEPGKFKKMGIRWAPLNIGLERRLQTFVVLCHTLTIAIFLTSFFFACAIPLSWPILLPYLIYISLFSTAATSGTLSGRCNYLRSLRIWSIYASYFPARLHRSERLLPTRKYIFGYHPHGIISHGAFAAFATEALGFSKLFPGITNTLLTLDSNFRIPFYREYALAMGVASVSRESCENLLTKGGTDGEGMGRAITIVIGGARESLDALPHTLRLVLKRRKGFIKLAIRTGADLVPVLAFGENDLYEQVRSDQHPLIHRFQMLIKHTMGFTIPLFHARGVFNYDVGLMPYRRPLNIVVGCPIEVVQQQNRDKIDDDYIDYLHAKYVQELARLWEQWKDVYARDRTSELEIVA is encoded by the exons ATGACTCATATACAATTTAGCTCAGTGTCCCTTGAGAATAGTAACTTGTATAATATTAAG ACGAGTGTTGCACACGCTATCGAATCCGATATGGCCGTGACTCTGGACATAACTGATCAGCCTCGACCGACCTCGATAACACTGGAGAATAGCGGTAATGCGCGGCACGAGATTTCAAATGGGAACTGCCAATGTCAGGACAGCAATTCTAGCTCTGATTTTCGGGGCAAAATACCCAGGGCCTCTGTAGGAGATGGAGTTCATAAATCACAGAATGAACCGAACATGACGATGCCTTCCAATAATCAATCTGCAGTTGCAAAAAGTTCCAACTCCAATACTTCTGGTGAACCTGGAAAGTTCAAAAAAATGGG GATTCGCTGGGCACCGCTAAATATTGGTCTGGAACGTCGCCTCCAAACATTTGTGGTATTGTGTCATACTTTGACTATCGCCATTTTTCTaaccagcttcttcttcgcgtGTGCTATACCATTATCTTGGCCTATCCTATTGCCTTATCTGATTTACATATCGCTCTTTTCAACGGCTGCTACGTCTGGGACCTTAAGTGGCCGGTGCAATTACTTGCGATCTTTACGCATCTGGTCAATTTATGCGTCTTATTTCCCGGCCCGTTTACATCGATCTGAACGTCTTTTGCCGACacggaaatatatatttgggTATCACCCCCATGGGATCATCTCACATGGCGCTTTCGCGGCCTTTGCGACTGAGGCGCTCGGTTTCTCTAAGCTCTTCCCGGGAATTACCAATACGTTGCTTACCCTCGACTCTAATTTTCGGATTCCTTTTTATCGGGAGTATGCTCTTGCTATGGGTGTTGCTAGCGTCTCTCGTGAGTCATGCGAGAACCTTCTTACTAAAGGTGGCACCGATGGTGAAGGCATGGGGCGTGCTATCACTATTGTCATTGGTGGCGCCCGCGAATCTCTCGATGCCTTACCTCACACGCTTCGCCTTGTTCTTAAGAGACGAAAGGGGTTTATAAAACTTGCCATTCGTACTGGTGCCGATCTTGTCCCAGTGCTAGCATTCGGTGAGAATGACCTGTATGAACAAGTGCGTTCGGACCAGCACCCCCTGATACACAGATTTCAGATGCTCATAAAGCATACTATGGGTTTCACAATCCCCCTGTTTCATGCTCGTGGGGTCTTTAATTATGATGTGGGTTTAATGCCCTACCGTCGCCCATTGAATATTGTTGTCGGCTGTCCCATCGAAGTTGTTCAGCAGCAAAATAGAGATAAGATCGATGACGATTATATCGATTACCTGCATGCTAAGTATGTGCAGGAGCTTGCAAGACTATGGGAGCAATGGAAAGATGTTTATGCCAGGGACAGGACTTCTGAACTTGAGATTGTTGCGTGA
- a CDS encoding serine/threonine-protein kinase chk2, which translates to MAPQNEKSSLKRSRVSTDHDSQDLKKQRRSQRTTDQDQSQTTPVNQSYLPTPLTQQNSTTTDVTKEVTASPGASSQVRCQTPLNSDSLQTFSSPPGDTQAQSQFVYPPRAFADEVEDEAAEGVWGYLIPLDEKVRRPLVLRKRDSCEGHADAKSKGKAGKATRRQDKSSEDKQAKIHPPGGYLVGRHPECDLVINVPTISNRHFLIFPENRKGGSVAIMEDLSSNGTFINDAIVGRNKHRELEDGDEVTILDEARFVFRYPRTRETSGFRQQYRLLQQLGKGHFATVYLCAERSTGTQYAVKVFEKRPGDSQKSQVDALQQEIGLLMGVSHPNLLCLKDTFDESDGVYLVLELAPEGELFNLIVSKQKFSETETRHIFVQLFEGLKYLHDRGVVHRDIKPENILVADKELTVKLGDFGLAKIIGEDSFTTTLCGTPSYVAPEILQDSRRRRYTKAVDIWSLGVVLYICLCGFPPFSDELYTAESPYTLAQQIKMGRFDYPSPYWDSVGDPALDLIDKMLTVDVDKRITVDECLEHPWLTGKYPSVSDSTDGLTGALGKLDFSKRKIARERTLLSSVNYVHFSEHVEEGAIPIKVFHKNNAGKRVHNRPAKAQKREVSPDENSAPYDFVNLGERGDPVLFKEDSVSQYR; encoded by the exons atggcGCCACAGAACGAAAAGAGCTCTCTTAAACGCAGTAGG GTTAGCACGGACCATGATTCACAAGATTTGAAAAAGCAGCGGCGCTCTCAGAGAACTACAGACCAAGATCAATCCCAGACTACGCCGGTGAATCAGTCCTATTTACCTACGCCTCTAACCCAACAAAATTCAACTACGACGGACGTTACGAAAGAAGTCACAGCTTCACCTGGTGCTTCTAGCCAAGTGCGCTGTCAAACGCCGCTCAATTCAGATTCCCTCCAAACATTTTCGTCTCCTCCTGGCGATACGCAGGCTCAATCACAATTTGTATACCCACCCAGAGCATTTGCCGACgaagtggaggatgaggccgCTGAAGGGGTATGGGGCTACCTCATTCCGCTTGATGAAAAGGTTCGGAGGCCCCTTGTTCTGAGAAAACGAGATAGTTGTGAAGGCCATGCGGATGCCAAGTCCAAGGGCAAGGCTGGGAAGGCAACTCGACGGCAAGATAAATCATCGGAGGACAAACAAGCGAAGATCCATCCCCCTGGCGGTTACTTAGTTGGTCGCCATCCGGAATGTG ACTTGGTGATCAACGTCCCCACTATATCTAATCGGCATTTCTTGATCTTCCCAGAAAACAGAAAGGGTGGATCGGTCGCGATAATGGAGGATCTGTCTAGCAATGGTACTTTTATTAATGATGCAATCGTTGGGCGTAACAAGCATCGCGAACTTGAAGACGGGGATGAAGTCACTATCTTGGATGAAGCACGCTTTGTTTTCAGGTACCCTCGCACAAGGGAAACAAGTGGGTTCCGCCAGCAATAcaggcttcttcaacaactTGGAAAAGGCCATTTTGCAACTGTCTACCTTTGTGCAGAACGGTCTACAGGAACGCAATACGCCGTTAAGGTTTTTGAGAAACGTCCCGGAGATTCTCAGAAGTCCCAAGTGGACGCTTTACAACAAGAAATAGGTCTGTTGATGGGTGTCAGCCACCCAAATCTACTATGCCTTAAAGATACGTTCGACGAAAGTGATGGCGTATATCTCGTTCTGGAACTTGCTCCAGAAGGTGAACTCTTCAACTTGATCGTTAGCAAGCAGAAGTTTTCGGAGACGGAAACGCGCCATATATTCGTACAGCTTTTCGAAGGGTTAAAGTATCTG CATGATCGTGGAGTCGTCCATCGGGACATAAAACCTGAAAATATCCTCGTTGCAGACAAGGAGTTGACTGTGAAGCTCGGTGATTTTGGCCTTGCGAAGATTATCGGGGAAGACTCATTTACAACAACACT ATGCGGAACGCCAAGCT ATGTGGCACCAGAGATATTACAAGATTCCCGCCGGCGCCGATACACGAAAGCTGTGGACATCTGGTCCCTTGGCGTTGTTCTTTACATATGCCTTTGTGGATTTCCCCCTTTCTCCGATGAGCTTTATACTGCCGAGAGCCCGTACACTTTAGCGCAGCAGATCAAGATGGGTCGCTTTGATTACCCATCACCCTACTGGGATTCTGTGGGCGACCCGGCTCTAGATCTCATAGACAAAATGCTCACCGTTGATGTCGACAAGAGAATCACCGTGGACGAATGCCTAGAGCATCCATGGCTTACTGGGAAATACCCTAGTGTTTCTGACAGCACTGATGGGCTAACTGGAGCCTTGGGAAAACTGGACTTCTCGAAACGAAAAATCGCCCGGGAACGCACGCTCCTTAGCAGTGTCAATTATGTCCATTTCAGTGAGCACGTGGAGGAAGGTGCTATTCCGATTAAAGTTTTCCATAAGAATAACGCCGGAAAACGTGTGCACAACCGGCCTGCCAAAGCCCAAAAACGTGAAGTGTCACCTGACGAAAATAGTGCCCCTTACGATTTTGTCAACCTTGGAGAGCGTGGGGATCCAGTGCTGTTCAAAGAAGATTCCGTCAGTCAGTACAGATGA
- a CDS encoding cytochrome protein (sterol 14-alpha-demethylase) — protein sequence MGILAVILDSVCERCSGSSLWMLSTVALLSILVVSVVINVLRQLLFKNYKEPPLVFHWFPFIGSTISYGMDPYRFFFNCREKYGDIFTFVLLGKKTTVYLGTKGNDFILNGKLRDVCAEEVYSPLTTPVFGRHVVYDCPNAKLMEQKKFVKFGLTSDALRSYVRLITEEVEDFVQKSSALQGPNGVFDVCKTIAEITIYTASRSLQGKEVRSRFDSTFAELYHDLDMGFAPINFMLPWAPLPHNRKRDAAQKRMTETYMEIIKERRKAGSKKDSEDMVWNLMSCMYKDGTPVPDEEIAHMMIALLMAGQHSSSSTAAWIVLHLAASPEITEELYQEQLRILGHDMPPLTYENLQKLDLHAKVIKETLRIHAPIHSIIRAVKNPMPVEGTPYVIPTSHNVLSSPGVTARSEEHFPDPLEWKPHRWDEAIAVSSEDEEKVDYGYGLVTKGTNSPYLPFGAGRHRCIGEQFAYVQLGAITAALVRLFKFSNLPGVQTLPDTDYSSLFSKPLGNSKIQFEKREPVTKA from the exons ATGGGCATCCTAGCTGTCATTCTCGACAGTGTTTGTGAGCGCTGCTCAGGTTCATCACTATGGATGCTCTCCACTGTGGCATTGCTATCCATTCTCGTTGTGTCTGTGGTTATCAACGTCTTACGGCAACTTCTCTTCAAAAATTACAAAGAACCCCCCTTGGTATTTCATTGGTTCCCTTTTATCGGAAGTACCATCAGCTATGGCATGGATCCATACagatttttctttaattGCCGCGAAAAG TATGGCGATATCTTCACATTCGTTCTCCTCGGTAAGAAGACAACCGTCTACCTGGGCACCAAGGGGAACGATTTCATTCTGAACGGCAAGCTTCGAGATGTCTGCGCCGAAGAGGTCTATTCCCCACTTACAACTCCTGTGTTTGGGCGTCATGTGGTATACGACTGCCCAAATGCTAAGCTTatggagcagaagaag TTTGTGAAATTTGGACTTACATCAGATGCACTCCGTTCGTACGTTCGTTTGATTACAGAGGAAGTGGAAGATTTTGTACAAAAGTCCTCGGCACTCCAGGGTCCCAATGGCGTTTTCGATGTCTGCAAAACGATCGCTGAGATTACCATATACACCGCCTCGCGTTCCCTTcaagggaaagaagttcGGAGCAGATTCGACTCGACATTTGCTGAACTGTACCATGATCTCGACATGGGTTTTGCCCCTATAAATTTCATGTTACCATGGGCCCCTCTACCACATAACCGCAAGCGTGATGCCGCCCAGAAAAGGATGACTGAAACATATATGGAGATTATAAAGGAACGCCGTAAGGCTGGCAGCAAAAAGGATTCAGAAGACATGGTTTGGAATCTCATGTCCTGCATGTACAAAGATGGGACGCCTGTCCCCGACGAAGAAATTGCACACATGATGATCGCCTTACTCATGGCCGGCCAGCACTCTTCGTCGTCCACTGCGGCTTGGATTGTCCTGCATCTTGCAGCATCCCCTGAAATAACAGAGGAGCTTTATCAGGAACAACTTCGTATCCTTGGACACGACATGCCTCCACTCACTTATGAGAACCTGCAGAAATTGGACTTGCACGCCAAGGTCATTAAAGAAACTCTTCGCATACATGCACCAATCCACTCTATCATTCGAGCAGTGAAGAACCCGATGCCAGTAGAGGGTACTCCCTACGTGATCCCGACCTCGCACAATGTACTTTCCTCCCCCGGTGTCACTGCAAGATCGGAAGAACATTTCCCTGATCCGCTTGAATGGAAACCCCACCGCTGGGATGAGGCCATCGCTGTTAGctctgaagatgaagaaaaagtTGACTATGGCTATGGCTTGGTTACTAAAGGAACCAACAGCCCGTATCTTCCATTCGGCGCCGGGCGTCATAGGTGCATTGGCGAACAGTTCGCTTACGTGCAGCTCGGTGCGATAACAGCGGCTCTAGTAAGGTTATTCAAGTTCAGCAACCTTCCAGGTGTTCAAACTCTTCCAGACACTGACTACTCA TCATTATTTTCAAAGCCTTTGGGCAACTCAAAGATACAATTTGAGAAGCGCGAGCCTGTCACCAAGGCGTAG
- a CDS encoding mitochondrial 37S ribosomal protein mS41 — protein sequence MTMRSSFLLSSRLIRPLAIGKKCVRCFHKHASTPSVPSPTPFVPDVETFLTLIGRGMTKHASKLPSWEKLFTLSSTELRDIGIEPTRQRRYLLRKREKFRNGVFGPGGDLEHVVDGTAQLRVVEVPLTPRDTTTDNQASRPSTSSATLSPGMRKVIVNLPPDASEYTHDPSKPLKKFAHMKIHRGSMLSGPFLQPIKGTDNCAALLKVQEGMWEDKLGHKVDGGERRRAEVRAKKRSEERRKGTA from the coding sequence ATGACGATGCGTAGCTCGTTTCTCTTATCTTCACGACTCATCAGACCTCTGGCCATCGGCAAAAAATGTGTGCGATGTTTCCATAAACACGCCTCTACGCCTTCTGTGCCTTCACCAACACCATTCGTCCCCGACGTCGAAACATTCCTTACGTTGATTGGACGTGGCATGACTAAACATGCAAGCAAGCTGCCTTCATGGGAGAAGCTGTTTACTCTTAGCTCTACTGAGCTTCGGGATATTGGCATTGAGCCGACTCGTCAACGGCGTTACCTGCTCCGGAAAAGGGAGAAATTCAGGAACGGAGTCTTTGGGCCGGGTGGTGACCTGGAAcatgttgttgatggtaCAGCCCAATTGCGCGTAGTTGAGGTTCCATTGACCCCAAGGGATACAACAACGGACAATCAAGCCTCAcgcccctccacctcctcggcGACGCTCTCTCCGGGGATGAGGAAAGTGATTGTCAATCTGCCACCTGATGCTTCCGAATATACACACGACCCATCGAAACCACTCAAAAAGTTCGCGCACATGAAGATCCATCGTGGTTCCATGCTCAGCGGACCATTCTTGCAGCCAATCAAAGGTACAGATAATTGCGCAGCTCTATTAAAAGTCCAGGAAGGCATGTGGGAGGACAAGTTGGGACACAAGGTCGATGGTGGTGAAAGGAGACGTGCCGAGGTTAGGGCTAAAAAGAGGAGTgaagaaaggaggaagggaACAGCATAG
- a CDS encoding kinesin-like protein: protein MSTLPQPSRPAANPSTGSLPPLSAPKSRKSLPVSSDHARAPSPSQISSKIRASPSPRPSFNKTALSNSASNLSSSRSISAGRTPSSPDKSLRRTISIAAFPQPPKTGSRPSTASSISGIQSLRSSGSVKVKRNSRLSVGTNSSYRSSQTASLLNGGDNKSIVGAETRDPEASPSQSRSSSAQGSYSTSATTFEDADDVTGALKPHSKPKEAKGNVIVSVRVRPDVHSIETSKINSEWAVDARRSLITFSGKEGGDYYYDNVFSPHEHNAKVYDSAAKRLVRRVMEGYHGTVFAYGMTGTGKTFSMQGTATSPGVIPLAITDIFSFIRETPHREFLLRVSYLEIYNEKIHDLLSASASGSGGLPLQQEEIKLREDSKRGVYATPLKEEIVQSPTQLLRVIARGDHARRTGSTQFNARSSRSHAVVQIVVESRERVPAGATQDRRSGITPGGVRVSTLSLIDLAGSERAADDKERRTEGAHINKSLLTLGTIISRLSETKDKAGNPTDREGRHLPYRDSKLTRLLQPALSGNSLVSILCTVHLGVTGNSNPGETLNTLKFAARAKNNIVSHAKRADEALGTGSSDAGNRVLLERYRMEIQALRSQLESQTKAQAEKELKLEEQQLEKEAQARHEEQMLEMQLARTALKERIEHLNRLILCSKSTGVNSQGAVSTLGRLSRMSTAESVARSLRSSVSQSTLGAYGTPSVRPTSFLSINSNEALPFSSGSFGNDEEEDIVGEFADGKASAQRQIVALQADLSDKNRYISTLERRLLQARRSSHSRMSTGVKAGSATSENPDMVALLREKDMEINELRQQLDDKDRMLAALRSAARHRDLAHLATDTDLKGKGEYKGADPDVSDSLASDHVASILPSHREDEVNGRKNIDDEMSRILNEMIQDRVDSGHLIKGSHGSVRIATESRRPSDTTTPVQGLTPSSMFHDNIDHDFQPGVTDLASLVLHP from the exons ATGTCTACGTTACCCCAACCGTCGCGGCCTGCCGCGAACCCTTCGACGGGGTCCTTACCCCCGCTCTCCGCACCGAAATCGAGAAAAAGTTTACCAGTCTCATCTGACCATGCGAGGGCACCTTCTCCATCCCAGATTTCTTCCAAAATACGTGCCTCTCCTAGCCCTAGGCCATCATTTAATAAGACTGCACTGTCCAACTCGGCTTCCAACCTGAGCTCCTCCAGGTCAATATCCGCTGGCCGAACTCCCAGTAGTCCCGATAAATCGCTGCGCAGGACTATTAGTATTGCGGCATTTCCCCAACCACCGAAGACAGGAAGCCGTCCTTCCACTGCTTCATCAATATCAGGTATCCAGAGTCTTCGCTCCTCTGGAAGTGTGAAAGTCAAAAGGAATTCCAGATTAAGCGTAGGGACCAACAGCAGCTATCGAAGTTCACAGACCGCGTCATTGCTGAATGGCGGCGATAATAAATCAATTGTTGGCGCAGAAACCCGAGATCCAGAGGCTTCGCCATCGCAAAGCCGGAGCTCTTCTGCTCAAGGGTCATACTCGACAAGCGCGACCACTTTTGAAGATGCAGATGATGTCACCGGTGCCCTCAAGCCTCATTCGAAGCCTAAGGAGGCCAAAGGGAACGTTATAGTCAGTGTTCGAGTACGCCCTGACGTGCACAGCATCGAGACATCAAAAATCAACAGCGAATGGGCAGTGGATGCACGTCGTAGCCTTATCACGTTCAgcggaaaggaaggaggcGATTATTATTATG ATAATGTCTTCTCACCCCATGAACATAATGCCAAAGTCTATGACTCAGCGGCAAAACGCCTCGTGAGAAGGGTAATGGAAGGTTATCATGGTACTGTCTTTGCATACGGCATGACTGGCACCGGTAAAACCTTCTCAATGCAGGGAACTGCTACCTCTCCAGGGGTAATCCCACTAGCAATAACCGACATATTTTCCTTCATCAGGGAGACTCCGCATCGAGAATTCTTGCTTCGCGTTAGTTACCTTGAGATCTACAACGAGAAGATTCATGACCTACTCTCAGCCTCTGCTTCTGGTAGTGGTGGTCTGCCCCTCCAGCAGGAAGAGATAAAGCTGCGCGAAGATAGCAAACGAGGCGTGTATGCGACTCCactgaaagaagagatcGTACAAAGCCCAACGCAACTTCTTCGTGTGATTGCGAGGGGTGACCATGCAAGAAGAACTGGCAGCACGCAGTTCAATGCTCGCAGCTCCCGAAGTCATGCGGTTGTCCAAATCGTTGTTGAGAGTAGGGAACGAGTGCCCGCGGGAGCCACTCAGGACAGGCGATCGGGCATAACCCCGGGAGGAGTCAGAGTATCCACACTTAGTTTAATAGACTTAGCGGGGTCAGAACGTGCAGCTGACGACAAAGAACGGCGCACAGAAGGTGCTCACATAAACAAAAGCTTACTCACCCTTGGGACTATCATTTCAAGACTCTCGGAAACTAAGGACAAAGCTGGTAACCCGACTGATCGCGAGGGCAGACATCTGCCGTATCGTGACAGCAAACTCACGAGGTTGTTACAGCCAGCTTTATCAGGGAATTCACTAGTCAGCATTCTTTGCACTGTTCATCTTGGCGTAACGGGCAATTCGAATCCTGGTGAAACACTCAATACTTTGAAATTCGCTGCGCGAGCCAAAAACAATATTGTCAGTCACGCCAAGCGGGCGGATGAAGCGCTTGGTACTGGTAGCAGTGATGCAGGCAACCGTGTGCTTCTAGAACGCTACCGAATGGAGATTCAGGCCCTTCGAAGCCAGCTCGAGAGTCAAACGAAAGCCCAAGCTGAGAAAGAGTTGAAATTGGAAGAGCAGCAACTAGAAAAGGAAGCACAGGCACGCCACGAAGAGCAAATGTTGGAAATGCAATTGGCTCGAACCGCTCTCAAGGAGCGCATAGAACATCTCAATCGGCTCATTCTTTGTTCCAAATCTACTGGTGTAAACAGCCAGGGAGCGGTGTCTACTCTAGGTCGACTATCAAGAATGTCTACTGCCGAATCGGTGGCTCGATCTTTACGCTCTTCAGTCAGCCAGTCAACATTGGGCGCGTATGGGACACCGTCTGTCCGGCCTACAtcattcctctccatcaacagCAACGAAGCTTTACCTTTCTCGAGTGGGTCATTTGGCaacgacgaggaggaagatatcgTGGGGGAATTTGCGGACGGAAAAGCAAGCGCGCAGAGGCAAATCGTTGCCCTCCAGGCCGATTTGAGTGACAAAAATCGCTATATCTCGACTCTAGAGAGACGCCTACTGCAGGCCCGACGGTCCAGCCATTCGCGAATGTCAACAGGCGTTAAAGCTGGGAGCGCAACTTCTGAAAATCCAGATATGGTGGCTTTGCTACGTGAAAAGGATATGGAAATCAACGAACTTCGACAGCAGTTAGATGATAAGGATCGAATGCTCGCTGCACTCCGCTCTGCTGCTCGGCATCGGGACCTTGCGCATCTCGCTACCGATACAGACCTCAAGGGAAAAGGTGAGTATAAAGGTGCCGATCCCGATGTGAGCGACTCGCTAGCTAGCGACCATGTGGCTAGTATCCTTCCGTCTCACAGGGAGGACGAAGTAAATGGCAGGAAAAATATAGATGATGAAATGTCACGAATTCTCAATGAGATGATCCAAGATCGGGTTGACAGTGGCCACTTAATCAAGGGTTCTCATGGGAGTGTCCGTATCGCTACCGAAAGTCGACGGCCTTCGGACACCACGACGCCTGTTCAGGGCCTAACTCCAAGCAGCATGTTTCATGACAATATCGATCATGATTTCCAACCGGGTGTAACTGACCTCGCTTCGCTTGTCTTGCATCCTTAA
- a CDS encoding putative serine/threonine protein kinase, which produces MAISPLPPQSSSTATAASDTAVKFRAAQSSANHQGNTSSSFITRSTDRELTEQLNDDVRHKYIKDKKLGEGTYAVVYLGHLRADPSSLVAIKKIKVNAEYKDGLSMDAIREVKYLQELSHSNIIALHDVFSSKDQNLNLVLEYLPRGDLEMLIKDGNIHYGAADVKAWMGMLARGVWFCHENFILHRDIKPNNLLIATDGEVKLADFGLARSFADPYLNMTHQVITRWYRPPELLYGARQYSGAVDIWSMGMVFAELLLRVPFVAGSSDLDQISKVCEAFGTPTEDNWPGVTRLPNYIPADKNHIVPIQGREFFFRQFPTAGPIGADLLMSMCTLDPRKRSTARQVLQHNWWFTEPRPTNKEDLPKKSDGIQKMSNDLARRGGDIVDNTFKNAARQLDFNAKQ; this is translated from the exons ATGGCAATTTCACCTTTACCACCCCAGTCCTCTTCAACCGCGACGGCAGCTTCCGACACCGCAGTTAAGTTCAGAGCTGCTCAGAGCTCAGCCAATCACCAGGGCAATACATCTTCGTCTTTTATCACGCGCAGCACTGATCGTGAATTAACTGAACAATTAAATGACGATGTGCGGCATAAGTATATCAAAG ACAAGAAGCTCGGCGAAGGAACCTATGCTGTCGTATACCTTGGTCATCTTCGAGCCGATCCTTCGTCCTTGGTGGcaatcaagaagatcaaagtcAATGCTGAATACAAAGATGGGCTTTCCATGGATGCAATCCGGGAAGTGAAATATCTACAGGAACTGTCACATTCAAATATCATAGCGCTCCATGATGTCTTCTCGTCCAAGGACCAAAACCTCAACCTGGTTCTGGAATATTTGCCACGTGGTGACCTTGAGATGCTCATTAAAGATGGAAATATTCACTACGGCGCAGCTGATGTTAAGGCGTGGATGGGAATGCTTGCTAGAGGTGTCTGGTTCTGCCACGAAAATTTTATTCTCCATCGAGATATAAAACCTAATAATCTCCTCATTGCTACCGATGGTGAGGTGAAACTGGCAGATTTCGGTTTAGCTAGATCATTCGCTGACCCTTACTTGAATATGACACACCAAGTTATCACCCGCTGGTATCGACCGCCTGAATTGCTTTATGGAGCACGACAATACTCGGGCGCTGTAGATATCTGGTCCATGGGAATGGTTTTTGCGGAGCTCCTCTTGCGAGTACCGTTTGTCGCAGGAAGTTCTGATCTCGATCAGATATCCAAAGTTTGCGAAGCATTTGGCACGCCCACTGAGGACAACTGGCCAGGAGTCACTAGGCTGCCCAATTATATACCCGCAGATAAAAATCACATTGTTCCTATACAGGGTCGTGAATTCTTCTTCAGACAGTTCCCGACTGCCGGTCCAATCGGCGCAGATTTGCTCATGTCGATGTGTACTTTGGATCCGAGAAAACGGAGCACGGCACGTCAAGTTTTACAACACAACTGGTGGTTCACTGAGCCCAGGCCGACCAATAAGGAAGATCTCCCCAAAAAATCCGATGGGATTCAGAAAATGAGCAACGATTTGGCAAGAAGAGGCGGAGACATTGTCGATAATACATTCAAGAACGCTGCCCGACAGTTGGATTTTAACGCAAAGCAATAG